The genomic region ACATCAGAGTAAATAATGAGTGAGCAAAACGGAGCTGTAAATCTAACCATTGAAAACGGTATTGGAACTATTGAATTTTATCATCCAAAAGGTAATTCGCTGCCGGGAGCTGTTCTTCGGAAATTGGCAGAAACCATTACCTCAACGGGAGAAAATAATGATATAAGAGTTGTCGTAATCAAAAGTCGCGGAGAAGGTGCTTTTTGTGCAGGGGCTTCTTTTGATGAATTGATAGCGATTGAAGATTATCCAGCAGGAAAAAAATTCTTTATGGGATTTGCACTCGTCCTCAATGCCATGCGAACATGTTCTAAGCTGATCATAGTACGGGTTCATGGAAAAACCGTAGGCGGGGGAGTTGGGATTGCTGCTGCAGGAGATTATACCTTTGCTAAAAAAGATGCTTCCATAAAACTTAGTGAACTGGCTTTGGGAATCGGACCGTTTGTTGTAGGTCCTGCGGTAGAGCGAAAAATCGGAAAAAGTGCTTTTTCTGCTTTATCCATTGATGCTGCTAATTGGTACAATTCAAAATGGGCACTTGACAATGGGCTTTTCAACAAAGTTTTTGATGAAACTGAAGAGCTGGATCAGGCTGTGCTTGAATTAGCAAACCAGCTTTCAAAAAGCAGCCCCGAAGCTATGCGTGATTTGAAAGCCGTTCTTTGGAAAGGTTCTGAAGATTGGGATTTACTTTTGGAACAACGAGCTGAAATAAGCGGACGACTGGTGTTGTCAGATTTCACCAAAGACTTTATCAAAAAGTTTAAAACTAAATCTTAGTTTTAAATTTCTCCTTTTCTTTTCAAAACCTGGTTTAACGTATTTAACTTCAATAATTATTATACTCGTCTAAATTCAAAATACTTTACCGCCATGAAAATTTACCTTACGTTTTTTACTCTGCTTTTTGCTTTCACATTTTCTTATGCTCAAGATGATTGGGACGTGACAAATCCCGATTTGGGAGACTCAACTGAATTGAACTTCACAACGGATGAGGGAACCTGGATGAATTTGGATGTAAGCCCTGACGGGAATCAGATTGTATTCGACTTGTTGGGAGACATTTATATCATGCCAATCACAGGTGGCCAGGCAACTTTATTGCGTGGCGGGAATGCATATGAGATACAGCCTCGTTTCAGCCCTGATGGCAGTAAAATTCTATTTACCAGCGATGCCGG from Gracilimonas sp. harbors:
- a CDS encoding enoyl-CoA hydratase/isomerase family protein, whose amino-acid sequence is MSEQNGAVNLTIENGIGTIEFYHPKGNSLPGAVLRKLAETITSTGENNDIRVVVIKSRGEGAFCAGASFDELIAIEDYPAGKKFFMGFALVLNAMRTCSKLIIVRVHGKTVGGGVGIAAAGDYTFAKKDASIKLSELALGIGPFVVGPAVERKIGKSAFSALSIDAANWYNSKWALDNGLFNKVFDETEELDQAVLELANQLSKSSPEAMRDLKAVLWKGSEDWDLLLEQRAEISGRLVLSDFTKDFIKKFKTKS